The proteins below come from a single Mytilus edulis chromosome 5, xbMytEdul2.2, whole genome shotgun sequence genomic window:
- the LOC139523491 gene encoding uncharacterized protein → MNTLSVIVIVLCFVSIAVSNNSDCQGPSIETPKLYEYILLSDNNICIGNSVTDSITFNVKAKSDAHVALMSSNTDHDPIYEIIIGGWSNSRSIIRDSKEGLPLAMHHGPILKQNVYRTFNISWSHGHIRVKDGSEATIMEWTDTTNPLEIRNIGISTWWSSTGNWSFPCQDCQGKEKQYQRNTELQVSDCQGHSIETPNLYKYILLSDNGICVGNQVTDSISFKVKAKSNAHIALMSSNNEQDPLYEIILGGWDNLKSIIRYSKEGLPLAMHRGPVLKPTVYRTFYIKWNNGQIRVEDGSKATIMEWTDASSSFEIRNIGISTGWGSIGNWSFPCRDCQENDQKIQKNTTLQDCQGPSIETPNLYKYILLSDYGIVIEHLVNDSINFKVKASRNVQVALMSSNTDQDPLYEIVLGGWVNSKSVIRDSKEGVALATHGGQVLNQTEYRKFYISWRDGRIRVENGSKATIMEWTDTSSPLKIRNIGISTRGGSTGNWKFPCKGIQEQEKILSSKKTEILFILLTAILFVIVTFILGCLFIRHYKRNRVRLPSSKDEVDRGNTNEIYDEIDIALEINVNNSVYLTPPGDDQIGIHEMRDAEQISTSTCKQTIQNIVEQKIRDISMGHRIRSSSPIDHTDTGSTNEVCKEIGLALEINVNNSVYISSSGNNQIENREMRDAEQISMPTSIQTIQGIKEHTMSDMSMSVLPEMTKHVVSDTVQVASEDNLSELNSRRSSLSSESEYDKCFNSISSFI, encoded by the exons ATGAACACACTTAGTGTCATAGTTATCGTTTTATGTTTTGTCTCAATAGCCGTATCGAATAATTCAG ATTGTCAGGGACCAAGTATTGAAACTCCAAAGTTATATGAATATATTCTTTTGTCAGATAACAACATTTGTATTGGAAATTCAGTAACCGATAGTATTACTTTCAATGTTAAGGCTAAGAGCGATGCACATGTAGCTTTGATGTCTTCAAATACTGACCATGATCctatttatgaaataataataggTGGTTGGTCTAACTCAAGGTCTATCATCCGTGACAGCAAAGAAGGGCTACCGTTGGCAATGCATCATGGACCAATACtcaaacaaaatgtgtatagGACATTTAACATAAGCTGGAGTCATGGCCATATCAGAGTAAAAGATGGAAGTGAAGCGACAATCATGGAATGGACTGATACTACAAACCCATTAGAAATCAGAAATATCGGAATTTCTACATGGTGGAGTTCAACAGGGAATTGGTCATTCCCATGTCAAG ATTGTCAGGGAAAAGAAAAACAGTATCAGAGAAATACCGAGCTCCAAG TTTCAGATTGTCAGGGACACAGTATTGAAACTCCAAACCTGTATAAATACATTCTGTTGTCAGACAACGGCATTTGTGTCGGAAATCAAGTAACGGATAGTATTAGTTTCAAAGTTAAGGCTAAGAGCAATGCACATATAGCTTTAATGTCTTCAAATAATGAACAAGATCCTCTTTATGAAATAATATTGGGTGGTTGGGATAACTTAAAGTCTATCATCCGTTATAGCAAAGAAGGGCTACCATTGGCAATGCACCGTGGACCAGTACTCAAGCCAACTGTATATAGGACTTTCTATATCAAATGGAACAATGGACAGATCCGAGTAGAAGATGGAAGTAAAGCGACAATCATGGAATGGACTGACGCTTCAAGCTCATTTGAAATCAGAAATATCGGAATTTCAACAGGATGGGGTTCAATCGGGAATTGGTCATTCCCATGTCGAG ATTGTCAGGAAAACGATCAAAAGATTCAGAAAAATACCACACTCCAAG ATTGTCAAGGACCAAGTATTGAAACCCCAAACCTGTATAAGTACATACTTTTGTCAGACTATGGCATTGTTATTGAACATCTAGTAAACGATAGTATTAATTTCAAAGTTAAGGCTAGCAGAAATGTACAGGTAGCATTAATGTCTTCAAATACAGATCAGGATCCTCTTTATGAAATAGTATTGGGTGGCTGGGTTAACTCAAAGTCGGTCATCCGTGACAGCAAAGAAGGGGTAGCATTGGCGACGCATGGAGGACAAGTACTTAATCAAACTGAATATAGGAAATTTTACATTAGCTGGCGAGATGGGCGTATTAGAGTAGAAAATGGAAGTAAAGCGACCATCATGGAATGGACTGATACTTCAAGCCCATTAAAAATCAGAAATATAGGAATTTCAACAAGAGGGGGTTCAACAGGGAATTGGAAATTTCCATGTAAAG gAATTCAAGAACAGGAGAAGATTTTATCGAGCAAGAAAACAGAAATTCTGTTCATCTTATTAACGGCGATATTATTTGTCATTGTGACTTTCATTTTGGGATGTCTTTTTATTCGACACTATAAAAGAAATCGGGTAAGATTACCATCATCTAAAGACGAAGTTGATAGAGGAAATACCAATGAAATATATGACGAAATCGATATAGCCTTGGAAATAAATGTCAACAATAGTGTATATTTAACGCCGCCGGGAGATGATCAAATTGGAATACATGAAATGCGTGATGCAGAACAAATATCGACGTCGACCTGTAAACAAACGATACAAAATATTGTAGAACAAAAGATTCGTGATATTTCGATGGGACATCGGATAAGATCCTCATCACCTATAGATCACACTGATACAGGAAGTACCAATGAAGTATGTAAAGAAATAGGTTTAGCTTTGGAAATAAATGTCAATAATAGTGTATACATATCGTCTTCGGGAAATAATCAAATTGAAAATCGTGAAATGCGCGATGCCGAACAAATATCGATGCCGACCTCAATACAAACGATACAGGGAATTAAAGAACACACGATGAGTGATATGTCAATGTCAGTACTTCCGGAAATGACAAAACACGTGGTTAGTGATACAGTTCAAGTAGCAAGTGAGGATAACCTTTCAGAACTTAACAGTAGACGCTCTTCCTTAAGCAGTGAAAGTGAATATGACAAATGTTTCAACAGTATATcaagttttatataa